TAGGTGGAGCAATTCCTAAAGAATATATTCCTGCTGTTGAAGATGGGATTGTGGAAGCTATGGAAAATGGCTTTTTAGCAGGATATCCTATGGTAGATGTAAAAGTAAGTCTTAACGATGGTAGTTATCATGATGTTGACTCTTCTGAAATGGCATTTAAAATTGCAGGTTCTATGGGCTTTAAAAATGCTGTAGAAAAAGCTAAACCTGCTATACTAGAGCCAATCATGAAGCTTGAAATTGTCGTTCCTGAAGAATATATGGGCGATGTAATAGGAGATCTTAATGGTAGAAGAGGTCGTGTAGAAGGTATGGAATCCAGATCATCAGCTCAAGTTATTAGAGGTTATGCACCATTAGCTGAAATGTTTGGATATGCAACTGACCTTCGTTCAAAAACTCAGGGAAGAGCAACATATACTATGCAATTTTCACATTATGAAAAAGCTCCAAAAAATATTACTAAAGAAATTGTTGGAGAATAAAAAAGTCATGATAAAATAACAAGGAGGATGACAAAAATGGCAAAAGAAAAGTTTGAAAGAACTAAACCACATGTTAACATAGGAACAATAGGACACGTTGATCATGGTAAAACAACATTAACAGCAGCAATCACAAAAGTATTGGCAAATAGTTCAGGTGGAGAAGTAATGGATTTTGATCAGATTGATAATGCACCAGAAGAAAAAGAAAGAGGAATAACAATAGCTTCTTCTCATGTAGAGTATGAAACACCAAATAGACACTATGCTCACGTTGATGCACCAGGGCATGCTGACTATGTAAAGAATATGATTACAGGTGCAGCTCAGATGGATGGAGCTATTCTTGTAGTATCAGCAGCAGATGGCCCAATGCCTCAGACAAGAGAGCATATTCTACTGGCACGTCAGGTAGGAGTTCCACATATAGTAGTATTTCTAAACAAAGCAGATATGGTAGAAGATGAAGAATTAATAGAATTAGTAGAGATGGAAGTAAGAGAACTACTTAGTGAATATGATTTTCCAGGAGATGAGATTCCAATAATAGTTGGATCAGCTCTTAAAGCATTGGAAAATGAAGATCCTGAAGGAGAATGGGGATCAAAGATTATGGAACTCATGGAAGCAGTAGATGAATATATTCCTGAACCTGAGAGAGATAGTGAAAAAGAATTTTTGATGCCTATAGAGGATGTATTTAGTATAACTGGTAGAGGAACAGTTGCTACTGGACGTATTGAAAGAGGAACACTTCACCCACAGGATGAAGTAGAGATTGTTGGTGTAAAAGAAACAATGGATACTGTAGTAACAGGGATAGAGATGTTCAGGAAGTTACTTGATGAGGCAGTAGCTGGAGATAATATAGGAGCTCTTTTAAGAGGAGTAAAAAGAGATGAAATTGAAAGAGGTCAG
The sequence above is drawn from the Halanaerobiales bacterium genome and encodes:
- the tuf gene encoding elongation factor Tu; its protein translation is MAKEKFERTKPHVNIGTIGHVDHGKTTLTAAITKVLANSSGGEVMDFDQIDNAPEEKERGITIASSHVEYETPNRHYAHVDAPGHADYVKNMITGAAQMDGAILVVSAADGPMPQTREHILLARQVGVPHIVVFLNKADMVEDEELIELVEMEVRELLSEYDFPGDEIPIIVGSALKALENEDPEGEWGSKIMELMEAVDEYIPEPERDSEKEFLMPIEDVFSITGRGTVATGRIERGTLHPQDEVEIVGVKETMDTVVTGIEMFRKLLDEAVAGDNIGALLRGVKRDEIERGQVLAEPGSITPHTKFKAEVYVLSKDEGGRHNPFFDGYKPQFYFRTTDVTGQIGLPEGVEMVMPGDNVEMEVELITPIAMEEGLRFAIREGGHTVGAGAVTEIIE